From Zingiber officinale cultivar Zhangliang chromosome 5B, Zo_v1.1, whole genome shotgun sequence, the proteins below share one genomic window:
- the LOC121984403 gene encoding ATP synthase subunit beta, mitochondrial-like, producing the protein MASRRLLSSLLRSSSRRYPPLKSRATACPAPRVCPRPPPAGYLLSRVAEYATAAAASPKPTPPPANVPSGASGKITDEFTGAGSIGKVCQVIGAVVDVRFDEGLPPILTALEVLDNQIRLVLEVAQHLGENMVRTIAMDGTEGLVRGQRVLNTGSPITVPVGRATLGRIMNVIGEPIDERGDIKTNHFLPIHREAPAFVEQATEQQILVTGIKVVDLLAPYQRGGKIGLFGGAGVGKTVLIMELINNVAKAHGGFSVFAGVGERTREGNDLYREMIESGVIKLGDKQNESKCALVYGQMNEPPGARARVGLTGLTVAEHFRDAEGQDVLLFIDNIFRFTQANSEVSALLGRIPSAVGYQPTLATDLGGLQERITTTKKGSITSVQAIYVPADDLTDPAPATTFAHLDATTVLSRQISELGIYPAVDPLDSTSRMLSPHVLGEEHYNTARGVQKVLQNYKNLQDIIAILGMDELSEDDKLTVARARKIQRFLSQPFHVAEVFTGAPGKYVELKESVNSFQGVLDGKYDDLPEQSFYMVGGIEEVIAKAEKIAKESAA; encoded by the exons ATGGCCTCACGCCGCCTTCTCTCCTCCCTGCTCCGATCCTCCTCGCGCCGTTATCCTCCCCTCAAATCTCGCGCCACCGCATGCCCCGCTCCCCGGGTCTGTCCTCGCCCCCCTCCGGCTGGCTACCTCCTCTCCCGCGTCGCTGAGTACGCAACCGCTGCCGCGGCCTCCCCGAAGCCCACGCCGCCCCCTGCCAATGTCCCATCTGGGGCCAGCGGCAAGATCACTGACGAATTCACCGGCGCTGGCTCGATCGGGAAGGTCTGCCAGGTGATCGGTGCTGTCGTCGATGTCAGGTTTGATGAGGGGCTTCCTCCCATTCTGACAGCGTTAGAGGTGCTCGATAACCAGATCCGCCTGGTTCTCGAGGTCGCCCAGCATCTGGGGGAGAACATGGTGCGGACCATCGCCATGGACGGTACTGAGGGGCTTGTTCGCGGTCAGAGGGTTCTTAACACTGGATCTCCGATCACG GTTCCTGTTGGCAGAGCCACACTTGGGCGTATTATGAATGTTATTGGAGAACCAATTGATGAGAGGGGTGACATAA AGACAAACCACTTCCTTCCTATCCATCGGGAAGCACCTGCATTTGTCGAACAGGCAACAGAACAGCAGATTCTTGTGACTGGAATTAAG GTTGTTGATCTTCTGGCACCTTATCAAAGGGGTGGAAAGATTGGACTTTTTGGTGGAGCTGGCGTAGGGAAGACTGTACTTATCATGGAATTGATCAACAATGTTGCAAAGGCTCATG GTGGTTTTTCTGTTTTTGCTGGTGTTGGTGAGCGCACTCGTGAGGGTAATGACCTGTATAGGGAAATGATTGAGAGTGGTGTTATCAAACTAGGAGACAAACAG AATGAGAGCAAATGTGCTCTTGTTTATGGTCAAATGAATGAGCCCCCTGGTGCCCGTGCACGTGTTGGTTTGACTGGGCTGACTGTTGCTGAACACTTCCGTGATGCTGAAGGACAGGATGTGCTTCTCTTTATTGACAATATTTTCAGGTTCACCCAA GCAAACTCTGAAGTGTCTGCCTTGCTTGGTCGTATACCATCTGCTGTTGGTTATCAACCGACACTTGCTACTGATCTTGGAGGTCTCCAAGAGCGTATTACGACAACAAAGAAGGGTTCCATCACCTCAGTGCAGGCTATTTATGTGCCTGCTGATGACTTGACAGATCCTGCGCCAGCAACTACTTTTGCTCATCTTGATGCTACAACTGTGCTGTCAAGACAG ATTTCCGAGCTTGGTATATACCCTGCTGTGGATCCTCTTGACTCCACATCAAGAATGCTTTCTCCACATGTGTTGGGAGAAGAGCACTACAACACTGCTCGAGGTGTTCAAAAGGTTctccaaaattataaaaatcttcaAGATATTATTGCTATTCTAGGAATGGATGAGCTCAGTGAAGATGATAAGTTGACGGTTGCCCGAGCTAGAAAGATTCAGAGGTTCTTGAGCCAGCCATTCCATGTGGCTGAAGTTTTCACTGGTGCTCCTGGAAAATATGTGGAGTTGAAAGAAAGTGTGAACAGTTTCCAG GGTGTCTTGGATGGGAAATATGATGACCTGCCCGAGCAGTCGTTTTACATGGTTGGAGGCATCGAGGAAGTCATTGCAAAGGCTGAGAAGATTGCAAAGGAATCAGCTGCCTGA